The Punica granatum isolate Tunisia-2019 chromosome 4, ASM765513v2, whole genome shotgun sequence sequence GATGAAATAACTTAACAATCATTTAATTATGAGAATTTAAAGAATAAACATGTAaccaattataatatataaaagttgagCAGCAATGTCGTGGGAGCTCCATTACCGAATTCTCAGCTCGTGGTCGATCGACTTTTTGACTTCTCGGACTACATCATCGATTCATGTATTTGTACATTTTTGCATTACTACTTTGTAAGTACATTGTACGTATGGAGAATGCCAAGAAGATAAAGAAACTACAATTCAATCTTTCCATTTAGGGAAGATTAAATATGGCTCAAGGTGTCCATCAAGAACATGCATCAATCAGGTGACTATCTCGATGAGGCCGATCGAGGAAAACCACTAGTCTCATACCCCCTATAAATACAACACAACCCTGCCATCATAGACATTCACAAGTAGCAATCGGACTCAACTTTGAACCATCTGATCTGAAGAAGAAACAAGCCATAATGGAGAGGAGAAACTCCTGCTCTTAGACTATATTATAGTATCAAGAAAACATGTAAATGAAGACCGAGCTAAAAAAGGACCAGGACATGAACAATACAAAGAATTGGAGGAAAATATATCCGatatgtaaatttattttttgtttattattttcctaacttattatctatttaataatacttattgttattattattattattattattattattattatgatgtgCGCGGACCATTCTCCTAATTATATACTATTTCTTCGTAATAACTCTCCACTCTCTcattatttattatgtttttctccctctctcgttcctctctctctcttccctcaaaacttgcaaatctCTCGCCCCGCATTTTCTCCAGACTGCATCCCAGTTCATCCTTTTACTactttaaattaattttagttaatattttaattatggcaaaaaagtattttaattaataaaaagcttttatttaattttaatgaaaaatcaGCACGcatattagaaaatttatgaaagaataattatattttcttagaaattttacaaaaaaataagaaaaaatgatgACAGCTCGTGCGTACTGGATGCGGTCTTGTATATATCTATTGGATAAGCAAATCGGTCATCCATGATATACACGTGAACGATAAGTGGAGAAGCTTAAAGATGTGTCCGGAAATTAATTGAACAAAAGTTTAGGGTGTAATGTGTAAATATGCTCAAAGCAGGGGGAGTTTGTGAAATGAAGTGAAACTTCACTGACTGACATCAAAATTCTCCGCCCTGAATTCAAATTGGGGGAAGATGAAGAATCAGAAAGTCCCGCTGGCCCCTGGGCGCGACCCCCGGGGCTCGTCTGTCCGAGCGCTGCGTCTTCCGATTAGGGGAAATCCGGTGAGAGACGACGAGCTACCGATTCCTCCTCCGTTACGGCGGCGGAagcttcttcatcttcttgaTCAGGTCAACCCCGtcttcctttctctctccGTAGCTTTTAGTCTGAGAACATGGAGAAGTCCGGTGACGGAGGCTCTCGAGGCATTTCCGGTCAAGAGAAATCGGCCGTGAGAGTTTGTGTGATGTGCGGCAGGAGAAAGGGTGACCGGATGCTGGGCTGTGCCGAGACTGACTGCCCGGTTGCATTTCATGTCAAGTGCTACCCCAGGGAACCCAAGTTTGATCAGTCGGGCAAGTTCTATTGTCCTTATTGTTCctacaaaagaaaaacagcTAAGGttgaggagttgaagaagaaggcCACTCAGGCCATACTGGTCCTTTCGGACACTGTTGATGTCGTGGGAGCTGATCGTGGCAAAAAGAGGCAGAAACAGTCCGATGCTTCTGTTTCCATCAGGGAGAATCAAGGGAATGTTCCCGTTTCACCGGAGAAACAGGCTAGTGCTACTGCTTCCGGGAATGGAAATCAAGGGAATGTTCCTGTTTCGATGGAGAAACAAGCTAATGCTACTTCTTCAGGGAAGGAAAATCAAGGGAATGTTCCCGTTTCGCCAGAGAAACTGGCCAATGCTTCTGCCTCCGGGAATGAAAATCAAGGCAATGTTGGTGCTTCACTGGAGAAACAGGTCAATGCTTCTTCTCCCAGGAATGAAAATCAAGGCAATGATGCTGTTTCACCGGAGAAACAAGCCGATGCTTCTGCTTCCAGGAACGAAAATCAGGACAATGATGTTGTTTCGCCAGAGAAAGCAGGCTCTACTGCCGGAAAAGGCCCTTGCCTTGAAAAAGAAGTCGCTGATGCAGACAGGTCAAGTCACGGGAAACAATCACCCAAGGAAGAGTGAGTCCAGTTAGAAATAGTTTCATACACTAAAGCCTGTTTTCTTGAGTGAGGTGTTTTGCTGAAAGTTAATGGATTCTGTGCTGCTTTCGCTTTGCAGGAAATATGTGGTGATCTCAAaaccgaggcggaagagaTTGAAGTGGACTCTTCAGGAGGAGGAGATACTGGAGGTAGGACTTTTTTGGTATTACATTTCGGTTCTGAACATAAAGAATAGGAAACGGCTTTCTTTGCTTGTAAAAACTAAAGACACAATAGGGGACACACCGTTGCCAAATGCACTCTTTCGGCTGTTTACTAGTCCTTTTATGTAATTCTGTAATGAGCGGATTAATAACTTTGGAACATTGAGTACAATGCTTTTTACTTATCAGGTCAGGTTTCAGTTAATATTTTGGAAGAAGGGCATGAGTTCAGTAACTCTTTTTGTTGTAATAATATTCATGTAAAGATCTTATGTTTTCAGGAAGGAGTATGGAAATTCTCTGACAAAGAAACGAAGTCTGTACCATGGAGGAAAATATTAGAATTTGGGTCGGGAACATTCCATTCAACTCGCACCCCTATGGATCTCAAGGATAAATGGAAGAACATGTTGAGAAAGAATATGATGGTAAACGTTTGATGGATATATTTGTTTCCTATGAGAATTGAGTCTCTTTATTGTTGTCGTTCTATCTTCTTTGGTTTTATACTCCAATTAACATACTTCCTATAATCATCTCTTACCATTTTCCTCCTTTCTGCATCCTTTCTGTCGAGCCGTCCAATGACCATCTCTGGAACCATATTTACATTACttgcttttgttttgttttttttttttttggataagtcaTTACTTGCTACTTAAGTTGAGCAGATTATACTCATTATAGGAAAGATTGATACATGCAGGCCTACCACATATGGCTAAAGACCCAATGTGATTTGTCAATGCACCAGAATCATTCAAAGTTAGCTTAAATCTGGTTTAGGAATTCCCAGCAGTTCCGGTTCAATTTTTTCTTACTTTCTGTTTGTGCAAAGCAGTCTGCCAATATTTCCGTTTTCTGAGCAAGTCTCTGCTTTAGTTTGCCATTCCTTGAGCAATGTACTCAATATTATACAAACAGCCAAACAGACATCTAAGTATTTTTCGAAACATGGATGATGATAAACCTACAGGATAAAAGATAGAAGCTGGTATTACTTGCcacgagtttttttttttttggacgaaTGGTTGTTCCTTCCTCTGTCATCATTTTTACAGATGTTAAGCTGATTTTCCTCCTGTCTGCTACCATCATGAAAAGTATATGGACAATGTAGCACACTTCATTATTTAGCTggtatttttcatatttatgtGTGTGTTTTTCATGGTGCAATATTGTATTCATGAATTGCGTAGGACAAATCTTTGGGAAAGGGACCAGTTGAGGATGAAAATGGGGAGGTAAGCTTCACCCTGAACCTGTTTGCTCTTCTGTATCTGTGTTTCCGTTATTAATATGAGAATATTGATGAACAAAAGATTGCTTGTGACTGGTGTGACAAATTATAAATTGCGTGGCGTTGCATTTATGCTGTTGTTCTTAGGAAATTCCAGATCGAGAGAATCCAAGGCAGTCCTGAAAATGGTGGGGAAGATGCAGGAGTTAGAGAGGAGAGGTAGCAGAAGAAGCaactttttgaatttcttttggcTTGAGAATGTGCAATTGACGGAATCCGTAGTTCTACCGTATGGTCATTCTTCTTGTATGTATTGAACGACCATGAAGTATGGTATAAAGCTAGTGTTGCACTTTTGTTTATAATCAATGCAACAATGCGCAGCTATTGCAAGTTCTGTCCATAGGTTATTTTTTGTTGGAACAGGCATAGTTGGCTATACGAGCTGCTTTTGTGATCATCTATGTACAGAATCTAATATATGGTATGGGATGCTGGTTCCAGTTCTTTTGTCCATGCGTTGGTGGTATTACTCGTATTAAATAGACAGGTGCATTTAGAAATTTTCtagttttactttttctttttttttagtaggttccagtttttactttttcattcCCATGAATAGTTGTAGTTATCAGTAAGGTTTATTGTGCCGAATAATTTGGCTTGTACCTAACGGGATTCGAGCTGTTTATATCGTAATTATCTCTTGgctcttattttaaaattgaatatttttaataattcttaCGAGAAAAATAGATTTCTTTTGGGGAATGAGAATCAAATATCTAAAGACTAAAGCAAAATCAGTAGAATTATACAAATACAAAAGCCAGAATGCAGAAGGAGAAAATCCTCTGATGGTCAAATTATAAAACTTCAATATGTTAAATTGACCTTCTAATTCTAGTTAAATGAACTTTTTGTGTATTTTATTTGCATCACAGTCGATGAGTTTTagttattttgtatatatatgtatgtattaacATAAAGCGGAGACATGGTGGATGGTGGATCCGATTTCATCACCTCAGAACGTCCAAATATTGAATGggattttctcaaatttttttttgataattttaatttcttaaaagataatttataataacccaaataaaagagaatgcttttctaattttctgatgagtttttgtttgTTAGATAATATTTCTACATGAatctttgaatttttaaaactgATTAGATATCTTTTGATAAGATATTgatataacaaaatatttttgaaattttttgagaAGATTTTGTTATCAACATAATAATTAGTagtcttgaatttttttattgaagataaaaaatgaatatctaaatacatgaatatattgatattaaaataaattcatattactatatataattatatatagataatatctatatataaattatttatgtttttatcTGACAATATAAGGTTGCACTGGTGATCTTTAATATAGTTATACTGACTTTGTTGgtaaaattaatttgtaaaaacCGGTGGTGTAATTATCCTTGAATGAGTGTAATTGTGTAAATACTTCAAAGACTGGACATTATAGTATGCACTAAATTATATAATGTTACCTTTAGTGGACCGACCAAACCttaactgaattagtcggaacCCGTTGAGTTTCCAAATACCAAagtacacaccgaaaaattatataatgttacttataaaaaaaagttataatatTACTATGAATATTGATAtctaaaataattcatttatttaaatcaGCATAACAAATTTCCATCTACTTAATTAATGAATATTTGACaatgaaattgtaatttaagaatattctttttttattattatacattATAGATTCGTCAATTggctatatttttttctttttttacgtTCGACGTGGAGAGTTAAAACTCGGGCCATAAATAGTCCATGAACCAAAATACATTTTTATGagagaattattatttttatgagagagttattatatatatatatatattttgaaaagtccaaaaatgacgtattatataatttaattttgttgataGCTAGCAGATTCATTTGCTATTTTAAAAGTCCACTACAATAGTAAAATACATCAATTCAAGTAAAATTTCTGCTAcaaattatcttttttataaaccaattttttttctagattAGATGGTAGTTTACTCTTAATTTATGTAATTGCTTTTCCTATCTTCATATGCTCACTACAGCCCCTAAACCCCCTCCTATTGAATTAATGTCtatttgaaatctttgattgcttTCTCATATGATCTTTCTTTCTgcttctttccctttctcggttttgcttttcaaaattaaaatgatgagATCAGGCAGAAGAAGAGTGAATGCTCTGCCAATATCGAGAGTAGAGGTGCGCCTCATATTACAAGCGTGATTTTCGGAAAAGTATATTGATCACTGTCAATTTTTAGGATATTTCATATAAGAGTTctgaaaaatgatgaaaagtTTGAGAAAAGTCGAAATGTAAAGTTTCTTAGGACTCTAAAAGCAAAATTCTACAATACATTCATGTCCCCATCGATGAGCAATTGACATATTCTTacattttttggaaaaaattcGGGTAATTTACTTTTGACTTAACAAATTATGTAGAATGTGAGTAtattactaaaaataattatctaaaaaattcatgtaatttatttaaatgtaTGATACTTGAATTTTTCAAGTAAGTTTTTAGTAGACAAATGCGACTGAATAGAGAAATCGAAGAGATTAAACTAAAGAGTCAATTAAAGATTAAAATAAACAAGGTTGAAATTTGGATTTAGTTACAAAATCGAAGAATTTACTAGGTTCTTAAATCTCTCAACAAAATTGAGTGTTTTAAAGATTTATAACTTCCTAACGAACTCTTGAGTCTAaccatataaaaaattaaggtCGGAATAACACGGCAAAGAATCGCCATTAACCTAGACAGAGGAAGCTAAAACTCACGTATCCCTGATGATTCTCTAATAATTTGCTTCCGGccttaaatatttatattgttAGACCTTAGAGGTTGTGTGGACGCTACATGTCTATACAACACAATTTTGTTGAGCAGTTTGAAAGTTAATACCTAgtaaagttttttattttgtgacaaaatttgaatttcaatCCCAATTTTGAGCCTATTCCTAATTCTTTTAAGCTTTTGATCGATTCTAAATAGTAATGCCTGCACAAAGTTTTCAAGGACACCAAGAACACTCAAATCAGAGGTCTAAAGTAAGAGAAAGATATACCCGAAATTAGTCATATGAATTGAAAGAAGtggaaacaaaataactttttcACCCTTATGCGGCTAGAAAAGTCTTTGATTCATGTGAGAGAGGGCACCGtacttatttttcacttaGGTTGAGAGGCATTGAGCGAAATTTTGAAAGTTAGGGAGCAAATCTAAAACCACCTCATAGTTCAGGAGGCAAACTAAATTTGTCtcttcaaaaagaaaaaaaattaaaatttcaaaagaaattgatgaacatagagagagaggacaAAGAGAAGGGGCGACAGGGCTTGCCGCTCAACTACCACCGCCAAAGGCAAGTCATTGAAGGCATTTCAGGCCAGTGACAGCCTCGCTTGGGATAACGGTGGCCGAGGGACGTGCCACCATcgcctcttctcttctttgatctctctttctaggggaggaaagagagagaaagcgaGAGATTCCCGTTCTCTTCTTCCCTTGTCTCTTTCTCACTTGttcttatttttctgtttttttttgttattataaaaaaaaacttaagttattttataaatttggaaataatacatttattataaattaattttggcTGGAAAAGTAGGCGAAAAAGTAGTCAATGTTGCgctttgctttttttttaaatagatcTATACATAGAACAAAATTACGAAGGTTAGGGGACACTTTGTCACTATTTTAAAGGTTGAGAacacagaataatctaaattaaagaaaaaatctaaggaataaagaaaaacacggagggaaagaaatgaaaaagacGCCCATggccctctccctctcctttGAGGGTGAATTGACAGAGAAGGTATGCCCTATTTACTATCAGAAAagtattttctaattttcaacttcactttttctcttttcctaaatttatttctctaaaaaaaattaagaaatcatatttataaatataaaattgagGCTTTTCAAGTGGAGTTCGAAGCTTAGAAAACATGTTTACTAGGTGAGAATTTGCCGTTATTTTTAGTTATCATGACACATATTAAAaacttaatttatataaatttcttgACTTCCACAAATTAGAAACGCAATAAAAGAAGGCCAACCTATTTAAAAAGAAGCAAAGTGACACTCTgaatagtagtagtagtagtagtagtagtagtagtagtagtagtagtagtagtagtagtaatagtagtagtaattgtcagcacccaatttcggtccatcggctccaaggggacaaaattgtcatttttctatttatcacctttttttaaaaaaaaaaggaaagaaaagaaaaaaaaatctcgggcagggccgggcaaggctgggcagcgttgaccggcagcccgtgacccgccggccctaatttaaaaaaaaatatattgttcCGGGCAgtccgggcaggccgggcagcggcaaccggctgcccgcgatctgGCCGGCCGCCCAGAATAGGAAATCGCGGAttccgcgatttcctccccaaatcggctgaaatctcgaccgaaaattgcaattaaagggGGGAAAACCTAATTCGGGGGACACACAAGGGAACCCAGTGAAAGAAATCGCGAAATTCCTCTCGGATTGGGAGAATTTTGCAAATCGGAGCCCGATTGGAACCGCGCGGGAAAACCGTGAAATCTCAGCAATCCCGACCGTTCCGGCCACCGGTGAAGCCCAGATCGGAACCGGCGTCCCCAGGGCGGCGCTCAGAACATTCACACGCTTCCTTTCGCGCCGTCGTTGCGGCGCCCAACGGCCGGAACCGCCGCTCTCAGCCGCTCGGCGCCGCCCGTGTTATCGTCCGATCGCCActaacgggcttcggcccattgCATTTCATTGCAGGTCCAGCCCGTCAGCCCAGCCAGCCCAGCCCGTCAGCCGCGGCCTGAAGCCTTTCGCGGCCCAAAGCCCAGTCCGGTCCTAAATTCAGTCCAGCCCAAGACCTCTCCGGGCGGTTTCCTCCTTCGGATAGGCtgaccgatccgatccgatccgacccgacccGTCCGTCCGGTAATTTTCTTATGTTACAGAAACGTCCCCAAACTTTCGGACTAGGTAAAATCTCAACTTagcggcatgtttagggcttcaTATTAAATATCGTGCTTGCTTGgatgatgatgacatgaaataattgctTGTTGCTTGCATAGATTATCGAAATTATGTCTAATtcgattattttttctttttgatttgtttcattttaatcctGCCGCAACTTCCCCTGGGCTGATCCCGAATCCTCCCATTGATTCTCCCTGAACTCCCTCTGGGCTCCATAACGGTAGGCAGACCAGACCCGACCCTAGTCTCCTCCTCTCTaatcgtctctctctctcgcacCTTCTCAGTTCCGGCACAAACACAAATAGAGAGTAACCTCAGCATTTCCAACACCATTCctagcttcttcttccttccctcGGTGACTCctagtgaaaaaaaaaaaagaacaacagCAGCAACTATGAGCTTGAAAGATACGTTTGTACAAGCACCTGATGTGATTCAGCTTCGAGCTCACACCCGCTGGGACCTTCTTCGACCAGCAGCTGCAAGCAGCTCGTGGGCTGTGCTGTTCCGCAACTCCGGTGCTAGGAAGTCGAGTCATTGGGACTTTAAAGTCGTGACCAAATTTCAATGGTGG is a genomic window containing:
- the LOC116204657 gene encoding uncharacterized protein LOC116204657 isoform X2; translated protein: MEKSGDGGSRGISGQEKSAVRVCVMCGRRKGDRMLGCAETDCPVAFHVKCYPREPKFDQSGKFYCPYCSYKRKTAKVEELKKKATQAILVLSDTVDVVGADRGKKRQKQSDASVSIRENQGNVPVSPEKQASATASGNGNQGNVPVSMEKQANATSSGKENQGNVPVSPEKLANASASGNENQGNVGASLEKQVNASSPRNENQGNDAVSPEKQADASASRNENQDNDVVSPEKAGSTAGKGPCLEKEVADADRSSHGKQSPKEEKYVVISKPRRKRLKWTLQEEEILEEGVWKFSDKETKSVPWRKILEFGSGTFHSTRTPMDLKDKWKNMLRKNMMDKSLGKGPVEDENGEEIPDRENPRQS
- the LOC116204657 gene encoding uncharacterized protein LOC116204657 isoform X1, with the protein product MEKSGDGGSRGISGQEKSAVRVCVMCGRRKGDRMLGCAETDCPVAFHVKCYPREPKFDQSGKFYCPYCSYKRKTAKVEELKKKATQAILVLSDTVDVVGADRGKKRQKQSDASVSIRENQGNVPVSPEKQASATASGNGNQGNVPVSMEKQANATSSGKENQGNVPVSPEKLANASASGNENQGNVGASLEKQVNASSPRNENQGNDAVSPEKQADASASRNENQDNDVVSPEKAGSTAGKGPCLEKEVADADRSSHGKQSPKEEKYVVISKPRRKRLKWTLQEEEILEEGVWKFSDKETKSVPWRKILEFGSGTFHSTRTPMDLKDKWKNMLRKNMMDKSLGKGPVEDENGEIERIQGSPENGGEDAGVREER